A region of the Candidatus Baltobacteraceae bacterium genome:
AATATCGGCGCCAAGGTGACGTTGCGCGGCGATCGCATGTACGTGTTCCTCGACAAACTGTTCAATATCGTGCTTCCGCGTATTCGCGACTTCCGCGGCCTGCCGACCAAATCGTTCGACGGACGCGGAAACTACAACTTGGGCTTGCGCGAGCAGCTGGTCTTTCCGGAGATCAACTACGACAAGGTCGACAAGACTCGCGGCATGGACATCACGATCGTCACTACGGCGAAGACCGACGAAGAAGCGTCGGAGTTCCTCGTGGCGATGGGTCTCCCGCTTCAGAAGGGTCGGGGTTAGAAGCCAATGGCAAAGACGAGCATGATCGTCAAATCGCAGCGCAAACCGAAGTTTTCGGTACGCCAGCACAACCGTTGCAAGATTTGCGGACGCCCGCGCGGGTATCTGCGCAAGTTCGCCATGTGCCGCATCTGCTTCCGTGAGAACTCGCATAAGGGCGTGGTGCCGGGCGTGACCAAGGCTTCGTGGTAGAGAGCCCTTCGACGGGGCTCAGGACAAAAAAGGAAGAGTTGAAGAACAAATGGCTGCTATTACGGACCCCATCGCCGATATGCTGACG
Encoded here:
- a CDS encoding type Z 30S ribosomal protein S14, which gives rise to MAKTSMIVKSQRKPKFSVRQHNRCKICGRPRGYLRKFAMCRICFRENSHKGVVPGVTKASW
- the rplE gene encoding 50S ribosomal protein L5; this encodes MAARLKEHYTKNVIPALTKEFGYKNVMAVPKLEKVSVNIGLGEATGNAKLMDAAVNELGAIAGQKPVVTKARKSIAAFKLREGMNIGAKVTLRGDRMYVFLDKLFNIVLPRIRDFRGLPTKSFDGRGNYNLGLREQLVFPEINYDKVDKTRGMDITIVTTAKTDEEASEFLVAMGLPLQKGRG